DNA from Bradyrhizobium diazoefficiens USDA 110:
TGCTGAACCCCACGGTGCCCGCCTCGAGGATCATGGACCATCTGCCGGGCTGGAAGCGCCTCTATGCGGATGATGTCGCCGTGGTCCACGTCCGCGACGACACACCGCTCCCCTCCCCGTCACGGTGAGCCACGAACCAAAGCGCGACGAGATTGGAGTGAATCGTCATCGCGTCTTGGCGTGTTGCTAGAGCATGAACTCTCGGGAATACCGCCGCACATTTTAGGCAAACGCGGCCCTGCGGGTCCGGATCACGCTCCAGGCCGCCAGCTCTCGCGGCCTTGCGCGGACGCTTCGCCGCGTTCTTGTGGTGGCTGGCCCCGCACCATGAGGGCCAGACACCCCGCAGCAAGACCAAAACGCGACCACGTCCGTTAACCCTCGGTCCCCGGCTGCAAAGCTCCCCGCACAAAAGAAAAGAGCCTCGTCTCGGACGAGGCTCTTTCAACTCTCAACTTGTCCGGCCTTACTTGAGGCTGGTCGAGATCGAGGTGAACTTGGTGTTCAGCGTGCTGCCGAGGTTGTTGACGACGGTGATGATCGCCAGCGCGATGCCGGCAGCGATCAGGCCGTATTCAATGGCGGTGGCGCCGGATTCATCCTTCACAAAGCGCGCAACGAGGTTCTTCATAGAGTGCTCCCAAAAAGTACACGAGGCTACAACTGGTCTGGTCTCTTCGGCTTCCCAGCGCCGCCCGACCATGGAACCGAACGTAGAGGCAAAGAATTGCGCCGCAGTTAATTCGACTGCGTAAACACTGAGCGGTTTGCGTGTATTCGTCGATGGTAAACCGAAATCTAAAACAACCCGTTAAATCATCCGGACGTGACGCCGACCCGGCCCCGATTTACCCGAAGTTATGACCGCCGTGGTCCACTGCCGCCGAACCGACAAGAACAACAGGACGACGAGGCGGAATGTCCCTTTCCTTTGCCAACAGCATCGCGATGCAGGGCCGCGCGCGAGCCCTGGTGCCGCTGTGCGTCGGTGCAGGCGCCTATCTGTTCTTCCTCTATGTCGGCGACACGCTGCTTCAGGACTCCGACTCGTTCTGGCAGATCAAGGTCGGGCAATGGATCCTCGATCACGGCGCCGTGCCCACCACGGATTTCTATTCCTTCACGCGGGCCGGCGCGCCGTGGATTTCGACGTCGTGGCTGTCGCAAGTGCTGCTCGCCTTCTCCCATGCGCAATGGGACTGGGCGGGTCCCGTCATCCTCACCGCGATGGCGACCGCGCTCACGGCCGCAATCTTCGTCTATCTGCTCGACGCGCAGATCGAGGCACCGCGGGCAGTGCTGTTTGCGATGCTGGCGCTGCTGCTGTCGTTGCACCACGTCCTGGCGCGCCCGCATATTCTGGCGCTGCCGGTCATGGTGGCGTGGGTCGGCCTGCTGATGGCGGCCGCCGACCGCAGGCGTGCGCCGTCCTGGTATTGGCTGCCGCTGATGGCGCTCTGGGCGAACCTGCATGGCGGCTTCGTGCTCGGCCTGGCGCTGATCGGTCCGATCTCGCTCGAGGCCGTCGAGCATGCCGAGAAGGGACAACGGCTCCGACTGTTCATGCGCTGGGTGCTGTTCGGCATCGGCGCAGTGATCGCCAGCTGCTGCACGCCGTACGGCTGGAAGACGCTGCTGGGCGCGACCAACATCCTCAGCCTCGGCGAGCTGCTGTCGCTGATCTTCGAATGGATGCCGGCGAACTTTGCCACGTTCACCTCGTTCGAAGGCGCGCTGCTCGGCCTGATCGCCTTCGGCTATTATCGCGGCCTGGTGCTCTCGGCGCCGAGGATCTTTTTGATCCTGTTCCTGACCTGGAGCGCGCTGACCCATGTCAGGAGCATCGAGGCCTTTGCCTTCCTGGTGCCGCTGGTGCTGGCGAAGCCGCTCGGCGAGTTGGTCCCGCGCCCGCAGCCGGACTCCACCGGCACCGACCGCTGGCCGGCCCACTATGTCACCGCGCTTGGCGCGCTGATGATCGTGGCCGCAGGCTGGACCTCGACCTCGCTCTACATGGGGCACCACCGCTTCACCTTCACGATGACGCAGACGCCGGTTGCCGCCGTCGACCTGCTCGAGCAGCGCAAGGTCCAGCGCATCTTCAATGCCTATCAGTTCGGCGGCTACCTGATCTCGCGCGACATCCCCGTCTACGTCGACGGCCGCGCCGAGCTCTATGGCGAGAAATTCGTGATGGACTTCTTCAAGGCGACCGAGGGCAAGAAGCCCGAGCTGCTTCCGCGCCTGCTGGATGAGTACAAGATCGACGCGACGCTATTGGTTGCCGATGCGCCCGGCCCCCAGATCCTTGATCAGCTCAAGGGCTGGAAGCGAATCTATGCCGACGACATCGCGGTGATCCATGTGCGGGACGACAGCGCGGCCGCGAAATCGTCGAAGTGAGGACGCGACTCCAGCTTCATCCCGGCAGCATCTTGCATGGAGTCCTCCGGCCATGCGGCCGGAGGTCCAATTGATCCGGTGATTTGCCGCTTTGCCTTACCTGCAGGGATGGCGGTTGCCGTCCAGACCGAGATAGGTGCCCGTCGCCGGATCGAAGGACCGGTAACGCCCGGAGCAAGAACGGGAAGCGGCGCCGTCCGCGCGAGCCATGGCGCTGTCGGCGCCTTGCGCGGGAGCCGCGCCGTCCGGCAACTCGAGGCCCAGCCGGCCCGCCGGCGTCAGCGTGCCATTCAGGTTGCGATTGGGGTTCTCCGCTTCGTACGTGTCCGGATGACTGCTCGCAAAACCGGATTGCGCGTAGGCGGTGGTTGCAGTCAGGGCCGACAACACAGCCACGGCAGCGAGGATCTTAAGTCCAGTCATAGTCGATCTCCATCATTGGCCGGTGCATCGTGCGGCCGGTGCGGCAGGAGGTGGGCCGACATGGTGTGCTGGACAAGCTCGCCGTGATGGCGGACTCGCCACTAGGCGCGATCTGGTCGTTCAAATACGGAAAGCGTCGTTTGTTTGTGGAACGCGAGGGAGGGACGAAAGCCCGCGCCCTGGTTTTTGTCTTGGAACGTGACGCCGCCACTTTGTCATGCGCTAATGTCCGGTGGACGAACAGGAAGACGTGTCATGATGTTTCGCAAACTCCTCACCGCCCTTCTCGTCATGGTCTCGATCAATGCTGCGCATGCGGCGCCGCAATGGCTGAGCCTGCCGCCGACGCCGACCTTGCCCAAGGCGGCGCAGAGCGGCTTCGCGCCCGTCAACGGCATCAAGGTCTGGTACGCCGTGTTCGGCCGCGGGGAGCCGGTGCTGTTGCTGCATGGCGGCCTCGCCAACGCCAACTACTGGGGTCACCAGGTCCGTGCGCTGCAACGGCGCAATCAGGTCATCGTCATGGAGAGCCGCGGGCACGGGCGCAGCAGCCGCAACCAGGAGCCCTATGGCTACGATCTGATGGCCTCGGACGTGGTCGGGCTGCTCGACCATCTCAAGATCAGGAAGGCCGCGATCGTCGGCTGGAGCGACGGCGCGATCATCGGCCTCGACATCGCGATGAAGCACCCGGAGCGGGTCACCAAGCTGTTCGCTTTCGCGGCCAACTCGGATCCGTCGGGCGTTGCCGATATTGCGTCAAGCGACGTCTTCAACGCCTACATCGCCAGAGCCGGCGAGGAGTACAAGCGTCTCTCGCCGACCCCGACGGAGTACAAGAGCTTCGTCGCGGAGATTACCAAGATGTGGGAGAGCCAGCCGAAATGGACGGCGTCGGATCTCGCGGCGATCAAGGTCCCGACCTGGATCGTGGATGGCGATCACGACGAGGCGATCAAGCGCGAGAACACCGAGTTCATGGCGGCGAACATCCCGGGCGCCGGCCTGCTGATCCAGCCGGAGGTCAGTCACTTCTCGTTTCTGCAGGATCCGGAGCAGTTCAACGACGATGTGCTGCGCTTTCTCGGGCGGCGCGGCGAGAGGGCGGGAGCCGCGGCGAAGTGAAATATCGTAGGGTGGGCAAAGCGAAGCGTGCCCACGACTTCTGTCTCGCTTGCCGATAGGTGGTGGGCACGGCGCAAAGGCGCCTTTGCCCACCCTACGGGACTTGAACAGCGGCGATCGCCCAGCCTTCACCGCCTCATACTCCGGAATCAGAATGGGCACGGCGCGTGCGCGCCTTTGCCCAGCCTACTTCTTCGCCGGGCGGTCCTTCACGGGGATCACGAGCTTGAGGCCGGACCAGACGTCGTCGACGGCGCAGACCTTGATGTCGACGAGGCCGTTCGCGAGCGCGGTCTCGCGCACCAGCGTTTCCGTCACGTCAGTCGCGACGCCCGAGGCCTTCTTCGGCCATGACGCCCAGATCATCCCATCAGGTGCGATCGCCTTGCGGTAGCTGCGCAGCTTGACCGCAAAGCCTTTGGCTTCGGTCGCGAAGACATGCACCATGTCGAGCGGCGCCTTGGCGGTCTTTGCGATCTTCACATCATCGGGCAATTCACCGACGACATCGCGATAGGCCGACGAAAGGCCGTCCACGAAAATACAAAAGCCCGGCTTGATGCCGAGCTTTTGCACTAACGGTTTGCCGGAATAGCCGGCCACGACGCGAGAGGCGTTACGCCTGCGGCTGCGGCTCCAGGCCCGGATCCGGATCGGGCCGCGGGCGCGACTTGCCGGCCGGGGGCACGGCGGAGGCGCGCGGCGTGGTCGGCTCGAGCACGGACTCGCGGTTCGGCTTCTTGCCCTTGAGCAGATCGACGATCTCGTCGCCGGAGAGCGTCTCGAACTCGAGCAGGCCCTTGGCCAGCGCCTCAAGATCACCGTGCTTCTCGGTGAGGATGCGGGTGGCTTCCTTGTAGCCTTCCTCGACCAGACGCCGGATCTCGGAGTCGATCTTCTGGACGGTCGCTTCGGACGCGTTCTGCGTCCGCGACACCGACATGCCCAGGAACACCTCGTCCTGGTTCTCGCCGTAAGAGACGGTGCCGAGCTCTTCCGACAGGCCCCAGCGCGTCACCATCATGCGGGCAAGGCGCGTGGCCTGCTCGATGTCGGAGGCAGCACCCGAGGTCACCTTCTCGCGGCCGAAGATCAGCTCTTCGGCGACGCGGCCGCCCATCATGATGGCGAGGCGCGAGGTCATCTGCTCCAGCGACATCGACAGCTTGTCGCGCTCGGGCAGCTGCATGACCATACCCAGCGCACGGCCGCGCGGGATGATCGTCGCCTTGTGGATCGGATCGGTCGCGGGCACGTTGAGGCCGACGATGGCGTGGCCGCCCTCGTGATAGGCCGTCAAGAGCTTCTCTTCCTCGGTCATGACGAGCGACTTGCGCTCGGCGCCCATCATCACCTTGTCCTTGGCCTCCTCGAACTCGGCCTGAGTCACCATCCGCTTGTTGCGGCGGGCGGCGGTGAGCGCAGCTTCGTTGACGAGGTTCATCAGGTCGGCGCCGGAGAAGCCCGGGGTGCCGCGCGCGATGGTCTTGAGGTTGATATCCGGCGCCAGCGGCACCTTGCGAACGTGAACCTTGAGGATCTGCTCGCGGCCGACAACGTCCGGATTCGGCACCACGACCTGACGGTCGAAGCGGCCGGGACGCAGCAGCGCGGGATCGAGCACATCAGGACGGTTGGTGGCGGCGATCAGGATCACGCCCTCGTTCGCCTCGAAGCCGTCCATCTCGACCAGCAGCTGGTTCAGCGTCTGCTCGCGCTCGTCATTGCCGCCGCCGAGACCGGCGCCACGATGACGACCGACAGCGTCGATTTCGTCGATGAAGATGATGCAGGGGGCGTTCTTCTTGGCCTGCTCGAACATGTCGCGGACGCGGCTCGCGCCGACGCCGACGAACATCTCGACGAAGTCAGAACCCGAAATGGTGAAGAACGGCACGTTGGCTTCGCCCGCGACCGCACGCGCGATCAGGGTCTTACCGGTGCCGGGAGGGCCAACCAGCAGCACGCCGCGCGGAATGCGGCCGCCGAGGCGCTGGAATTTGCCGGGGTCGCGCAGGAATTCGACGATCTCCTGCAGGTCCTGCTTGGCTTCGTCCACGCCGGCGACGTCCTCGAAGGTGACGCGGCCATGCGCTTCAGTGAGCATCTTCGCACGCGACTTGCCAAAGCCCATCGCCTTGCCGGCGCCGCCCTGCATCTGCCGCGACAGGAAGATCCACACGCCGATCAGCGCGATGAAGGGCAGCCAGGAGACCAGCAGCGAGACGAACCAGGGCACGTTGTCGCCCGGCGGCTTCGCGGTGATCTGGACCTTGCTGTCATAGAGGCGCTTGACCAGCGTCGGGTCGTTCGGCGCATAGGTCTGGAAGCTGGAGCCGTTGGTGAAGGTGCCGTGGATATCAGGCCCCTGGATCACGACGTCGCGCACATTGCCGCGGTCAACCTCGCTCAGGAGCTGGGAGAAGGCGATGTCCTGCGAGGAGGCGCGCTGACCCGGATTTTGGAAGAGCGTGAACAACGCCAACAGCAGCAAGACAATGATGACCCAGAGGGCGAAATTGCGCAGATTGGCGTTCATCGATCTTCCTTCGTGGTCGCGCGGATCGCGGCCTGAATCCTTGGGCAGTACGAGGAAATCCCCAAGGAATCCTCTCGGTTAGACGCATACAATTTAGGTGCCGCCCCGGTCGCTGCCAAGGGAACGAGATGGGACTATTTATCCCATCTTAGGGCGATTCCCGCTGAAATAATGGCGACCTACCCGGGGTTTTTCCTGCCTGGTTAAGGTGACCTGACGGCGCTGCCTCGAAACAGCCGGTGTCATGATCCGCCTCTATCGCCCTTGCGCCGCCGGGCCGGCGCCGGCGCGATCTGGATACGCCCGCCGGCAAGGCTGATCAAGGCTCCCGCAAGGGTCTGCTTCAGGACCGGCCGGCCATTTACGGCTGCGCGGGGAGCTGCGGCCATACCAGCAGCGATGGCCTGATCGAGCGCGGCCAGGAGGGTTTCGACCTTGCCGAGTTCCGCCGGCCCCTCGTGCCCGAGCGCGTTGATGGCCCGCAGCAGCATCCGCAGCCGGACCTCCTCCGGTAGGGTGGCGAACGCGCCGGCCTCAAAGCTTCGCATATCCGGCCCATGCGGCGCATCGTCGCGATCCCTCAAGCGAAGGAAGCGCTCGGCCCCGTCCGTCAGCACCTCCACCGCCGCATTGGCGCGCGCCAGCCTGGCTGCGAGCCGCGCCAGACTGCGGGCGTCGCCGCCCTCGGCCGCGAGCTGCGGCAACAGCGCGCGCAGCCGCGGCCGGGTGAAGGCGGTGTCGCGGTTGGTGGGATCATCGGCAAAGCCGATCTTCGCGCGCTTCAGGGTCGCGATCAGCTGCGCCTTCGGGACGTCGAGCAGCGGACGCGCCAGCACGATGCCGTCGCGCTCCGTGAGGCGCGCCATCGCCGACAGCCCGGCAAGTCCGCTGCCGCGGACGAGGCGCATCAACAGCGTCTCGGCCTGGTCGTCGCGGGTGTGGGCGGTCAGCACATGGCTCGCACCGGCGCTGCGCGCGGCCTGCATGAGCAGGCGGTAGCGGGCTTCGCGCGCGGCCGCGGGCAGTCCCGTCTTCGGCTTGGCGCCGCGCCAGCGCAGGGTCCGGTGTGGCAGGCCGAGCTCGGTAGCGAGCCGCTTCACCTCGCGCGCCTCGCGCGCCGCCTCGGCCCGCAGGCCATGATCGACGGTGACGACGGTGAGACGCGGGCCGCGCGCAAGGCTGCGCTGCCAGCGCGCGGCGAGCCACATCAGCGCGATCGAGTCGGGCCCGCCGGACACCGCGAGCACCAGTGCGGGCGCACTTTTCAACTCGGCGAAGAGCTGCTTCGCCTCGCGCGCGGAGATCGGAGAATTGTCGTCGTCTGACATGACGCTGCCCAGCAATCGCCAGCGGATGGACCGACTGTTTAGCGCAGCACCATCCGCGTTGTCAGCGATCAACGCTGCGCGGTCAGCACTTCACCCGCTTCTGCTCGCGGTCGACGGCGGCTTTGACGCCGGCGGAGGCGCGCGGGTATTTGCGGCCGACCTCGCCGAAGGCGGCGCAGGCGGCCTCCTTCTCCTTCAGCGCGGCCAGCGACTGGCCGAGCCGCAGCAGCGCATCCGGCGCCTTGGCCGACTTCTCGTATTTGGTGGTGACGGCGAGGAAGGCTTCCGCGGAGTCGCGATATTGCTGGCGCTGGAAGTAGCTCTCGCCGAGCCAGTATTGCGCGTCGCCGAGCAGCGGGTCGCTCGGATATTTCTGCGCGAAGTTCTTCATGGTCTGCTCGGCGAGCGCATAGTCCTTGCGCTGCATGTAGCCGATGCCGAGATCGAACTCGTCGCGCGGCGTCGCCGACGGCGGCAGGGTGGTCAGGCCGGTGCCGGCGGCTGGCGCAGGAGAGCCCTGTTGGACCGGCGGATAGCCGGGCTGGGCTGCCGGCGGCACGCCCTGCTGATAGCGCGGGCTGGTGTTGGCGAGATCGAGCGGCTCGCCGGCGTTGCGCCCTCCGGGCGCTCCGCCAGGGACTCCCGCCGACATCGGCTGCTGGCCGCCGCCGAGCGCGCGCGGCGCGCCGGGCGCGCTCGGATTCTGGCTGGGGTCAAAGGCATCGCCACGGCGGCGCGTGCCGGGGGCACCGGGCGCCGGCTGCTCCTGAACGATCGGCGGGGGAGACGCGATCTGCGGCTGCTCGTAATTCGGCTGGGCGGGTTGCGGCTGCTGCTGGCGATAGGCCGGCGCAGCCTGCGCGGGTGGCACGGCGGCGACACTGGGCTGCACCGGCGCCTGTCCGGGCGCAGCTTGCGCACCGCCTTCGAGCGCCCGCAGGCGCTCTTCGAGCTGGCGGTTGCGGTATTGCAATTCTTCGTTCTGGCCGGTGAGCTGGCGCAGCTGGTTCTCCAGCCGCTCGATCCGCATCTCGGGGTCATCGTCCGACTGCGCGAGGACAGGCGAACACAAGGAGAGCAGCGCGGCGGTCGCCACGGTGCCGGTAAAGACCTTAAATCTGGATGACATCTTGCCCTGACGACGAAAGCGAAATGGCCTGCGACGGAACATTCGACGCGCCACACATTGAAGGGGAGTACGCCAAAAATGTGACTGGCACCACGGGGTTTCTGTCACAGATCGCTGAAACGAAACCGGCGCCCGTGAGGGCGCCGGCATAATCGAATTCTGAAGATGAACGGCGCCTGACTTGAAGCGTCAGGAGCTCGCGTTCAGCACGGTGACGGCGCGGCGGTTCTGCGACCAGCAGGAGATGTCGTTACAGACGGCCACCGGCCGCTCCTTGCCGTAGGAGATCGTGCGCATGCGGTTCGCATCGATGCCGCGCGAGGCGAGGAACGAACGCACCGATTGGGCTCTGCGGGCACCGAGCGCGATGTTGTATTCGCGGGTGCCGCGCTCGTCGGCATGACCTTCGATGGTGAAGGAGTAGCGCGGATAGGTCTGCAGCCACTGCGCCTGCTTCTCCAGGGTCACGATCGCCTGCGGGGTCAGATCGGTCTGGTCGCTTTCGAAGAACACGCGGTCGCCCACGTTGACGACGAAGTCCTGCTGGCTGCCCGGCGTCGCCGCGTTGGCCATCGCATCCGCAGCAGAGTTCTTGTTGGCGCAGGCGCCCATCGACAGCGCGACGGCAAGCACCGCGGCCAGCTTCAATCCCTGGAGGATACGCATAGGATGTTTCATTCCGGAGCCTCCACGCTCGCGTTAGTCCACTGCTGTCCGGTCTACAGGGGGTTGGTTAAGCGAACGTTCCGTCAACCTTGATGGGATGTTGCCAGAGCCGGTCAAATGCCCCCCACCGGCGAAAAGCACCCGTCATGGTTAATGGGTTGTAAATGTGGCGCGAGGGTGAAAGCAAGCCGCGTTCACCGGCAAAATCGCTGGCTTTGCTTGAATTTTGGGCCTGAGCCCCGGGAAATCCCGGAGCACCTTCGTCAGGCGGCCCGCCGGGAATCAGGCGTGAGCGGCATCCGGCACCCGCAGCGGCTGCTGCGGCGCCTGGCGCTGCGCGCTGCGCCCGAACAGCATCCGCCGCTCGAAGGCGGTGGACCGCATGATCGGATAGCGTTCGAACACCTTCTTGCGGAAGGTCGGGAAATCCGCCGCCATCAGTCCGAACGGCTTGGTGAGACCGGGAACCAGCCTCGGCTCGGCAATGGTCTCGTGCAGAAACACCCGCCGGTAGAAGGCCTGATGCTCGGGACGCACGATCGCAAGGCCAAGATCGGCATTGAAATGCTCGCAGGCCATGTAGGCGAGCCGGGTCGTCAGGTAGGGCAATTCCGGAACCCGCTTCACCTGGTCGGGATCGGCGACAAACCGCGTGGGGTCGATCATGACCTCGCCGCGATCGAGTCGCGGCAGCAGGATCTCGGGAAAGACATCGGCCGAGGTCGACTGCCGCCACTCCGATGTCAGCACGCTGATGCGCACGGAGCTGCAAAGCTCGCCGTGCAGATAGACGCCGAAGGTCCACGCGTTCGGCAATTCGTCATACTGGTCGGTGACGCGCGCGTCCGCGGATTCCTTGACGGCGCCTTCGCGTAGATAGGCGCGGTAGCGGAGATTGTAGATCTTCTCCTTCTCCGCGACCGTGTCGGCGAGATGATAATCGACGTCAGTCAGGAGCTCGGCGCCCCGTCCTACAGCCGAAATGATCGCTCTGGCTGAGGACTGCATTCCAACTCCTTACCCACCACCGCTCACCGCATGCGCGCGGGAACAACCTCCACGCGCGTGATGATTTATTAACAGCTTCTTAACAACGAAGCAAAGCAATCGAAGTGTTAGGGTTAATCCCCCCGTAGCACTACGGTGCCCGGGCAACAGACTGAAACGACGGGAAATTCTCGGACGCGGACTTAAGCGAAGGAGCGCGAGCCGACGACCTGGAGCAGGGCTTCGTCGCGCCGTCCATGCGAGGCGTTGAGGAGCTGGCGCATCCGCACGGCGGGCACCGGGCGGCTGAACAGATAGCCCTGCGCCTCGGAGACGGTGCCGTCGGCGCTGATCAGCTCGAGCTGCTCGTTGGTCTCGATGCCCTCGACCACGACCGCCATGCCGAGGTCGGCGGACAGCCGCGCCACGCCGCGCAACAGCGTCAGCGGCCGGTCGGTGTCGATGCCTTCGAGGAAGGAGCGGTCGATCTTCACCTTCTGCATCGGGAAATTGTGCAGGTAGCTGAGGCTCGAATAGCCGGTGCCGAAATCGTCGAGCGAGATGCGCACGCCGAGCGCATGCAGCTGCGAGAGGATGTCGTGGGTGAGCTGGGTGTTGCGCAACAGCGAGGACTCGGTGATCTCGATCTCCAGCCGATGCGCCGGCAGGCCCGAGACCTCCAGCGCGTAGCGAATTTCGCTCAGCACGTCGCGCTGGTGGAATTGCTGCGGCGAGAAGTTGACGGCGACGCTGACGCCCTCGGGCCACTTCATGCATTCCATGCAGGCGCGGCGCAGGATCCAGCGGCCGAGATCGACGATCAGGCCCATGTCCTCGGCGACCGGGATGATGTCGACCGGCGAGACCGTGCCGCGCACCGGATGATTCCAGCGCAGCAGCGCCTCGCATGTGGTGATCTTGCCGGACTTGAGATTGACCAGCGGCTGGTAGAACAGCTCGAACTCCTCGTTGGCGAGCGCCTTGCGCAGGTCGAGCTCGAGGATGCGGCGGGCCTCGACGGTCGCCGCCATCTCGTCGCGGAAGAAGCAGAAGGTGCCGCGGCCGTCGGCCTTGGCGCGGTACAGCGCCATGTCGGCGTTCTTGAGCAGCGTATCGGCGCTGATGCCATCCGGCGAGGTCAGCGCGATGCCGACGCTGGCGCCGATCTCGACCAGGTGATTGTCGATGCGATAGCGCTCGCTCAGCCGCTCGACGATGCGGCGGGCGAGGCTTGCGGCATCCTCGGGCGAGCTGATGTCCTGCTGGAACACGACGAACTCGTCGCCGCCGAAGCGGGCGACGAAATCCTCCGGCCGCAGCATCTCGCGCAGGCGGTTGGCGACCGCACACAGCAGCTGGTCGCCGCAGGGATGACCCAGCGTGTCATTGACCTGCTTGAACTGGTCGAGGTCGACGAACAGCAGCGCGGAGAGCCGTTCGGCATGGTGCGAAATCGCCAGCAGCCGCTCGATCTCGTCGCGGAAGGAGACCCGGTTGGGCAGCGCCGTGAGGTCGTCATAGCGGGCGAGATGGCTGATCCGGGCTTCCGCGTTGGTGCGTTCGGTGATGTCTTCCAGCAGCAGCACGGTGCCGCCGCCGGTCATCGGCTGGAACGTCCAGGCGAGCGAGCGGCCCCGCGCGGGATTGGGATCCGCGGTGGCGATCTCGCGGATTCGCGCGTGCTCGATCTCGGCCAGGATCTGGTTGCCGCTCTCCGCCGAGATGGAGCCTGCGGCGACGCAGGCCGACACGATATCGACGGCGGTGGCGCCGCGCTTGACCAGATCCTCGGGCAAGCTCATCAGCTCGCCGAAACGATGGTTCATCACCGCAAGGCGCCCATCGGCGCGAAACATGCACAGCCCGTGCGGCATGTTGTTGAGCGCGGTATCGAACTGGCTCGCCAGCGCGGATTCGCGGAAGCTAGAGGTCAGCGCCTTGACGAAGATCGCGTGCAGGCTGAGGTTGATGTTCTTCAGGCCGATGAAGAAGAACACGAGCAGGATCGCAAGACCGATGTGGTAGAATCCGCCATGCAGCAGCAGGGCGAGCGACATCGGACCGCAGGCGAGCGCGACGTGCCACTGGATCACCCGGGGCTGGCCGTAATTGCGGGCGGCGCCGCCGGCGGTGTAGCCGATGCCGATGGCGACACAGAGCATGTCGGCGACCGGATCCTCGTTGTTGTAGATGACGACGAAGGCCCATATGCCGAGCACCGCCGCATAGCTGAGCGCGCCGATCCAGTAACGCGGCTCCAGATGCTTGGCCTCTTCGAATGACAGTCCCTGCGTCCGGTTTTCGTATCCGCGCATCTGGAATGCGCGCGCGGTGCCGATGGCGATCAGGAGAAACGCGATCGGCCACAGCCAGACGTCGCCGGTCTTCAGCGCAGTCATCACCGCGGCCACGGCCGCGGAGGCCGAGCCCAGGAAAATCGCCCAGAAATTCTGCACCATAGAGTTGATGAGAGCGGCGTAGAGTATCGGCTCCAGCTCGTCTCGATCGCTCTGCTTCTGGTCGGCCAGTTGCATCGGCTTGTTACGCGTCCTGTTTGGAGCGTACTTTTACTCAGCCCAGGTGAAGCTTTCCTGAGGGAACATCGTTAAAGTCGGGTTGTTTTTCGGCAATAGCGAACCGATTTCCGCTGAAATATCAAGCAACTAGGCAAGCGTTGCCGAGCGCAAGGTGAAGGAAAGCTTGCCGCGCG
Protein-coding regions in this window:
- a CDS encoding N-acyl amino acid synthase FeeM domain-containing protein; translation: MQSSARAIISAVGRGAELLTDVDYHLADTVAEKEKIYNLRYRAYLREGAVKESADARVTDQYDELPNAWTFGVYLHGELCSSVRISVLTSEWRQSTSADVFPEILLPRLDRGEVMIDPTRFVADPDQVKRVPELPYLTTRLAYMACEHFNADLGLAIVRPEHQAFYRRVFLHETIAEPRLVPGLTKPFGLMAADFPTFRKKVFERYPIMRSTAFERRMLFGRSAQRQAPQQPLRVPDAAHA
- a CDS encoding putative bifunctional diguanylate cyclase/phosphodiesterase; the protein is MQLADQKQSDRDELEPILYAALINSMVQNFWAIFLGSASAAVAAVMTALKTGDVWLWPIAFLLIAIGTARAFQMRGYENRTQGLSFEEAKHLEPRYWIGALSYAAVLGIWAFVVIYNNEDPVADMLCVAIGIGYTAGGAARNYGQPRVIQWHVALACGPMSLALLLHGGFYHIGLAILLVFFFIGLKNINLSLHAIFVKALTSSFRESALASQFDTALNNMPHGLCMFRADGRLAVMNHRFGELMSLPEDLVKRGATAVDIVSACVAAGSISAESGNQILAEIEHARIREIATADPNPARGRSLAWTFQPMTGGGTVLLLEDITERTNAEARISHLARYDDLTALPNRVSFRDEIERLLAISHHAERLSALLFVDLDQFKQVNDTLGHPCGDQLLCAVANRLREMLRPEDFVARFGGDEFVVFQQDISSPEDAASLARRIVERLSERYRIDNHLVEIGASVGIALTSPDGISADTLLKNADMALYRAKADGRGTFCFFRDEMAATVEARRILELDLRKALANEEFELFYQPLVNLKSGKITTCEALLRWNHPVRGTVSPVDIIPVAEDMGLIVDLGRWILRRACMECMKWPEGVSVAVNFSPQQFHQRDVLSEIRYALEVSGLPAHRLEIEITESSLLRNTQLTHDILSQLHALGVRISLDDFGTGYSSLSYLHNFPMQKVKIDRSFLEGIDTDRPLTLLRGVARLSADLGMAVVVEGIETNEQLELISADGTVSEAQGYLFSRPVPAVRMRQLLNASHGRRDEALLQVVGSRSFA